Proteins from a genomic interval of Scomber japonicus isolate fScoJap1 chromosome 10, fScoJap1.pri, whole genome shotgun sequence:
- the colec10 gene encoding collectin-10 — protein MMAGRPSTGMWLLFFATMLNYVCGSTEVCTNSLLPGAKGDQGEIGDEGDQGRLGKNGPPGLPGAPGETGLKGDVGHTGKMGPTGDKGDKGDSGLDGPPGLKGKPGTTCDCGRYRKVVGQLDVNVGKLRNAVKFVKNIILGLTETEERYYLLVKEPKRFREAAMNCKLRGGTLAMPKTINSNHLIADYISRSGLTRVYIGVQAQTQDTDGPRNYVYADSHPLQGFAAWSQEEELNSRLSPTTNSSCVELLSTGTWGHVECNATMFFVCEFPKSRRRGGGGGRATPALAS, from the exons ATGATGGCAGGGAGACCTAGTACAGGAATGTGGTTGCTCTTTTTTGCCACTATGCTCAACTATGTCTGTGGATCTACAGAGGTCTGCACCAACTCCCTCCTTCCTGGAGCTAAAG GAGACCAAGGTGAGATTGGAGATGAGGGAGATCAGGGGAGACTGGGGAAGAATGGACCACCAGGACTTCCAG GTGCACCAGGTGAGACGGGGCTTAAAGGAGATGTTGGTCACACAGGAAAGATGGGGCCCACTGGAGATAAAG GTGACAAAGGAGATTCGGGTTTAGATGGGCCCCCTGGTTTAAAAGGGAAACCAG GCACTACATGTGACTGTGGCAGGTACAGGAAGGTGGTTGGACAGTTGGACGTTAATGTAGGCAAGCTGAGGAATGCTGTCAAGTTTGTAAAGAACA TCATCTTGGGGCTGACAGAAACAGAGGAGCGCTACTATCTGCTGGTGAAGGAGCCTAAGAGGTTCAGGGAGGCCGCAATGAACTGCAAGCTAAGAGGAGGCACGCTGGCCATGCCGAAAACCATCAACAGCAACCACCTCATAGCAGATTACATCAGTCGATCAGGACTGACACGAGTTTATATAGGGGTTCAGGCTCAAACCCAGGATACA GATGGACCACGCAATTATGTTTATGCAGACTCGCACCCTCTGCAGGGGTTTGCAGCTTGGAGTCAAGAGGAGGAGCTGAACTCCAGATTATCTCCCACCACAAACTCCAGCTGTGTGGAGCTGCTCAGCACAGGAACATGGGGTCATGTTGAGTGTAATGCCACCATGTTTTTCGTCTGTGAGTTCCCAAAAagcaggagaagaggaggaggcggaggaagaGCAACACCTGCCTTGGCATCATGA
- the LOC128366840 gene encoding C-type lectin domain family 4 member F-like, translating into MSVVFDRKAGEIGGDGWNLMDTQERSKCSGRSRGLVWYIGTAACLGLLYLLLLVVILSYVVNNDKATSPQGTDQLQFFTLGQTECENLTLQWIQLQKRYNKLSESTQQLQTMFSSKNAELDAIRDERDQLKMDTRNLTKEMENLTLQGIQLQKRYNKLSESTQQLQTMFSSKNAELDAIRDERDQLKMDTRNLTKEMELLQSRFNTVVTMRDELQEEVKRLNLNRTEKLCPDDWKKYNNKCYYVSAQRVSKSWDKSKKDCEDRGAHLAIINSRDEQDFVSKFYDRTWIGLSDKDLEGHWKWVDGTDLVGDGYWQEGEPNNDRNIEHCAEVSRKGGGWNDMPCSERLSWVCNLPL; encoded by the exons ATGTCAGTGGTATTTGACAGAAAGGCTGGGGAAATTGGAGGAGATGGTTGGAACCTGATGGATACTCAAGAGAGATCCAAATGCAGTGGGAGATCTCGAGGTTTGG TGTGGTACATTGGAACTGCAGCGTGCCTGGGGCTGCTGTATCTTCTTCTGCTGGTTGTGATCTTAAGCTATGTGGTCAACA ATGACAAAGCCACCAGTCCTCAGGGCACTGACCAACTGCAATTTTTCACACTTGGTCAGACCGAGTGTGAAAACCTGACTCTTCAATGGATCCAGTTACAGAAGCGCTACAACAAGTTGTCAGAAAGCACACAGCAGCTACAGACCATGTTCAGTTCGAAGAATGCAGAGCTAGATGCGATCAGAGATGAGAGAGACCAACTGAAGATGGATACCAGAAACCTGACTAAAGAGATGGAAAACCTGACTCTTCAAGGGATCCAGTTACAGAAGCGCTACAACAAGTTGTCAGAAAGCACACAGCAGCTACAGACCATGTTCAGTTCGAAGAATGCAGAGCTAGACGCGATCAGAGATGAGAGAGACCAACTGAAGATGGATACCAGAAACCTGACTAAAGAGATGGAGCTGCTTCAGAGCCGATTCAACACTGTGGTTACGATGCGAGATGAGTTACAAGAGGAGGTCAAAAGGTTGAATCTCAACAGAACAG AAAAACTTTGTCCCGATGAttggaaaaaatacaacaacaaatgcTACTATGTCTCGGCCCAAAGAGTGAGCAAAAGCTGGgacaaaagcaaaaaagacTGTGAAGACAGAGGAGCTCATTTGGCGATTATAAACTCACGAGATGAACAGGACTTTGTCAGCAAATTCTACGACCGAACCTGGATAGGTCTGTCTGACAAAGACTTAGAGGGCCACTGGAAGTGGGTGGATGGGACTGACCTGGTAGGTGACGGATACTGGCAAGAAGGGGAGCCCAACAATGATCGTAATATTGAGCACTGTGCGGAGGTCTCGAGAAAAGGGGGTGGATGGAATGACATGCCTTGTTCTGAAAGGTTATCATGGGTTTGTAACCTTCCATTGTGA
- the mal2 gene encoding protein MAL2: MRGGEREKREGDTEMSEPATNPAATSFPAATISLPLGLEVLRTYSGALVCLEIFFGGLVWILVASSNVPVPLLQGWVMFVSLTTFSLSCAYLSLLITGLADRINTDWNFLDVVYHFVALLFYFAAFVLEAATTAANGGAHIKPLPNSTETVICITHPRGNIFTVLDEKQYSINVAATIFAFVVTLCYGCSMVMGFKRWRM, from the exons ATGagagggggtgagagagagaagagagagggagacacagagaTGTCGGAACCAGCCACTAATCCCGCTGCCACCTCCTTCCCAGCGGCAACTATTTCTCTACCTTTGGGACTGGAAGTATTAAGGACTTACTCTGGAGCTCTTGTCTGTTTAGAGATa TTTTTTGGTGGTTTAGTATGGATCCTGGTGGCTTCCTCCAATGTGCCCGTGCCTCTGCTGCAGGGCTGGGTGATGTTTGTCTCTCTCACCACCTTCTCCCTCTCCTGTGCCTACCTCAGTCTCCTTATCACTGGCCTGGCTGATCGCATCAATACTGACTGGAACTTCTTG GATGTGGTTTACCATTTTGTAGCTTTGCTTTTCTACTTTGCTGCCTTTGTGCTGGAAGCAGCAACTACAGCAGCTAATGGAGGAGCCCACATCAAGCCGCTGCCTAACAGCACTGAAACTGTAATATGTATAACCCACCCCCGGGGCAATATATTCACAGTACTGGATGAGAAGCAATACAGTATTAATGTGGCAGCCACG ATATTTGCATTTGTGGTAACGCTATGCTACGGCTGCAGTATGGTGATGGGCTTCAAGAGATGGAGGATGTAA